Within the Chloroflexota bacterium genome, the region GTTGTTGGTCGACTGGGAGTGGGAACAGATCGCTACACTATTATGCGGATGGACGCTCTTAGTGACCAGCGCCCAAGGGGGGAGACCTTATTATGAAGTAGATTGGGCGCAGCCTACGGCTATGGTTATCGGCAGCGAGGCTGAAGGTGTTAGTGCGGAGGCATTGCGGCATGCCCATGGATCGGTACACATACCGATGGCTGGACAGGTGGAGTCGCTGAATGCGGCGGTGGCAGCAAGCATTATCTTGTTTGAAGCCTACCGCCAGCAATCGAAGCAAAAACAGAATAGAGAGGCTGTGACGAAGAGGGTAGACGGTAAGGCCGGGCAGGGAGAGCGGATCATCGACTGAAAGTTCGCTTACGTGACCTCCGTTGAAGTTCACTTCTGAGCCGACAGTTGAACAGTCTCTGGTGCCCAGCCGCTGGCGCCAAGACTGAGTAGGCTGCTCTGGAGGCTCACCATTATCGAGCAGTACACGCAGTACACAATGAGCGGATCCGGTCGTCTGGAGAGCAAGCGCTATATCCAGGTGGGGGATCAAGCAGGGTGGTACCACGGAGTAAGAGGGCTGTCACTCCGTCCCTGATGGAGTAACAGCCGTTTTCATTTTCAGCTATTTGCGTGGGGTGATTCTATGTTAGATGAGCTAATATCGCTCAAGGAACGAGCCCTGGCTGATTTGGCCCGTGTCAGCGAAGCGAGCCAGGCTGAGGCGTGGCGAATAACTTATCTCGGTAAGAGAAGCCGCCTAACCGGAATATTGCGCTCCCTGGGATCCCTGCCGGCGGCTGAACGCCCCAGGGTTGGTCAGGCGGCCAATGCCTTGAGGGCAGAATTAGAGCAAGAATTGAGGGGAAGGTTAGATCAACTCGAGGAAGTGGCACGGGCTAAGGCAGTGCTTGCCGAACGAATTGATGTAACCTTGCCGGGACGTCCGGTCCAACTCGGTCAAATCCATCCGATCACCCGTATCATCCAGGAAATCTGCGCTGTATTCGTCCAAATGGGCTTTCAGATCGTCGAGGGGCCGGAGGTGGAATGGGATTACTATAACTTTGAGGCGTTGAATATCCCTAAAGACCATCCAGCCCGGGACATGTGGGATACCTTCTATATCGCTGCAGAGGTCCGGCCTGGGGAGATGCTCTTGCGCACTCATACGTCACCGAACCAAATTCGGGTTATGGAGAAGACAAGACCACCGGTGCGGGTGATCGTGCCGGGCAAATGCTATCGCTATGAGGCGGTAGACGCCTCCCACGAAAGCATGTTTTATCAAATAGAGGGATTGGCTGTTGACACCGCCCTCACCATGGCCGATTTGAAAGGGACGCTCACCACTTTTGCCCGCGCCATCTTCGGCGAAGAGCGGCGTGTTCGCTTTCGCTGCGACTACTTCCCCTTCGTCGAACCTGGGGTGGAGATGTCTATTGATTGTTATCTATGCCAGGGAGCCGGCTGTCGCCTCTGTAAACAATCGGGCTGGTTAGAGATCTTGGGAGCGGGCATGGTTCATCCAGGGGTATTGGAAAGGGTTGGTTACGATTCTAAGACGTATAGCGGCTTTGCTTTTGGAATGGGACCGGAGCGAATAGCCATGCTGAAGTATGGCATAGACGATATACGTCTATTCTATAGCAACGACCTCCGCTTCTTGCGGCAATTCAGATAGGAGGGGGGCAATGAAGATCTCCTGGAAATGGTTAAGCGACTATATAGACCTTGTACTTACTCCTGAGGAGCTAGCCGAACGGTTGACAATGTCTGGAACTGAGGTGGCTGCGGTGACCCGCTTGGGTGCCACCTGGGATAAGATTTACGTTGGCCGCATCGTTGAGTTGGTACCGCATCCTAATGCCGATCGCTTGCAGCTGGCCACGGTGGATTATGGTGGGCGAAGTCTCACCGTGGTAACGGGAGCGTTTAATATTAAGGTTGGTGATAAAGTGCCCCTGGCCTTGCCCGGCGCGAAATTAATCGATGGGCATTCGGCGGAGTATCGCCAGCTCATCTTAGAGCCAACCAGCATTCGTGGCATCTTCTCCGAAGGTATGGTCTGTTCGGGGAAGGAGCTGGGACTATCCGAAGATCACGAGGGGATCCTCATTCTTGATCCTCAAGCCAAAGTTGGGGCTGAACTCAGCGAAGAGCTGGGCGATATCATCCTCGATTTGGAGATCACCCCCAATCGTCCCGACTGTTTGTCGGTGATCGGGATTGCCCGAGAGGTAGCTGCCCTGACGGGGCAAAGTCTACAGGAGCCTAGAGTGGAGATAAGGGAGACGTTAGGGCCCATAGAGGGGTTCGTCAATGTTGAGATCGCCGATCCGGACCTGTGCCCACGTTATGTGGCCGGTCTGATCGCTGAAGTTCATATCGCCCCTTCTCCTCGGTGGATGCAGGATCGTTTGCGGGCAGCAGGGCTAAGACCGATAAACAACATCGTCGACATCACCAATTACGTTATGTTGGAATGGGGACAACCTCTCCATGCTTTCGACTATGAGAAGATCGCTGGGAACAAGATCATTGTCAGAAGGGCCAAGACAGCAGAGCAGTTGGTGACTTTGGATGGTGTAGAGCACCTGTTGACTGCGGAGATGTTGGTCATTGCTGACGCTGAGCGGGCAATAGCCCTGGCCGGCGTAATGGGTGGAGCCGATACTGAGGTTACCGAGAAGACCTCAACCATCTTATTAGAATCAGCCAACTTCGATCCGCTGAGTATCAGACGAACTGCACGATCCCTGCGCCTGTCGAGCGAGGCTTCCAGACGTTTCGAAAAAGGACTATCCCGAGAGCAGCCTTTGCCGGCCTTGCGCCGTGCCATCCAACTAATGCAACAGTTGGCCGGGGGTCAGGTAGCTAAGGGTGTTATAGACAGCTATCCCGCTAAATCTGCACCCAAACAGATTCTACTCACAGAGGATGAGATAAGGCGCATCCTTGGACTCAGCTTCGGTTTGGAACGTACCGCAGCAATTCTGCATTCCCTTCAGTGTGAGACCAGCGTACAAGGACAGGGGCTACTTGTTACAGTGCCGAGTCATCGTACCGACATCTCTCTGCCGGCCGATCTGATCGAGGACGTGGCGCGCATAGTCGGCTACGAGGCTATCCCAAGCGTGATGCCTGCCGGTCGTTTGCCAGACCCATCCCAGAACAGAGCGCTATATTGGGAAAACGTTGTACGTGATGTACTGGTTGGCTGTGGCTTTACGGAAGTGATCACCTATTCCCTAACCAGTCGGAGGCGCTTGGAGAAACTTGTCCCCACCGAGCCAGCGAAGATGGCGGTCCCGGAATGGATGACCGATTTACGCTCTCAGATCGAGAGCAGGGTAATGCCGCTGCATATGGAGCCGCTGTCCTTAGTTAATCCTTTGAGTATAGAGATGGAATGCCTCCGTACGACAGCGATAGTCAGTCTCCTGGAGACTTTGAGCGATAACTTGCGCAATATCGACAGAGATATATTCCTTTTTGAGGTTGGCCGTATCTATCTGCCCCGCCCTGCTGATTTGCCCGAGGAAAGACGTGTACTTACTATGGTCATGGGTGCTTACCGCTCCGGACGGGATTGGGGCACACGCGAGGAGATAGACTTCTATGATCTGAAGGGAGCCGTTGAGACACTTTTGAGCCGAGTGGGCCTGACTGATTACGGATTTGTTCCAGTCATCCAGCCCACGTTTCACCCTGGGCGGACAGCTGCGATCATATCGTCATGGGGAGATGTCGCCTCAACGAGGAGCATAGAAGAACACCAGGTGATAGGTGTTCTGGGAGAGGTGAGTCAGGAGGTACAGCGAAGATTTGATCTCTCACAACGTACTTTCCTCTGTGGGATCGATTTGGATCGTGTGTTTGCCATTGCTTCTCCCATGCGGATGTATCGACCACTGCCCAAGTTCCCACCGGTAGTGCAAGATGTAGCCATCGTCCTGGATCGAGATATTCCGGCGGGACGTGTTGCCGCGCTTATCAGCGAGGTTGGCGGCGAACTGGTGCAGGACGTCGGACTATTCGACGTTTATGAGGGCGAGCCGATCCCTCCAGGTAGGAAGAGCCTGGCTTACCGAATCACATATCAAGCGAGCGATCGGACGCTTACTGATGAGGAGGTAAAGACGGTACATGAACGGATCGAGAGAGCGCTGATTAAGAATCTTGGGGCAGAGCTGCGAGCCCCATCGTAGGGATCCAGTGCACCATGGATGAGCGAACACTGGAAATATTAGAGTTTCCTAAAATTAAAGGCTTATTGGCGCGGCACACCTCCTTCTCAGCGAGCCGTGAGCTGGCCCTTCATTTGCACCCATCCACCGACCTCGTGCTGATCGAGCGTTGGCAAAGGTTGACCGGAGAGGCTCGCTACATCTTAAATCTACAGACCGATTTGCCAATCGGCGAAGCGCGCGATGTGAGAGAGCACATACGCCGTGCCTCGCTAAGCGGCGTCCTTACCCCGGCTGAACTTCTGGATATATTGGCTACTTTACGGAGTAGCCGACGAGTGCGGATGACGATCAGCAGGTTGTCTCTTAGATGCCCCACCTTGGCAGCCTTGGCCGCGCTACTGACGGATTGCCCCGCTTTAGAAGGTGAGATAAGTAGATCGATCGGTGAGAAGGGCGAGGTCCTTGACGAGGCGACGCCATTGTTACGGCAGATTCGGGCTGAGCTGAGAATTGCCCACGAGCAGGTTATACAAAGGCTGAACCAGCTTCTCCACTCTCCGAGCTATCAGCAGGTCATCCAGGAGCCAATCATCACCTCGCGGGATGGTCGTTATGTTATCCCGATCAAGACTGATTTCAAAGGGCGATTAAAAGGCATCGTCCATGATCAATCGTCCAGCGGTTTAACCCTTTTCGTTGAGCCACTCTCAGTCGTGGATCTCAATAATCGCTGTCGAGAGTTGTACCTAGAGGAGCAAAGAGAGATTGAGCGTGTCCTACGGCGCCTATCCGAACATGTGGCGGCTCACTCCCCCGCTTTAGAGGGTAATGTGGAGGCCTTGGCCGAGATCGACTTAGCTCTGGCTAAGGCCGAATATAGTGTTGAGATCGGGGGTGTTGAGCCGAAATTTATCCCTGGGGAAGCCAAGGATAGTCGGATAGCCTGCCAGCTTAGCAATGCGCGGCATCCTCTTTTGACCGGGACAGTGATTCCTATCACTGTGCGCCTGGGCGGGGATTTCAACGTGCTCGTCATTACCGGCCCTAATACAGGAGGGAAGACCGTCGCTTTGAAGACGGTCGGTTTGCTCGCTATTATGGCCCAGGCCGGGATGCATATCCCGGTGGATGAGGGGTCGCAGCTGCGCATATTTAACCACATTTTTGCTGACATCGGTGATGAGCAGAGCATTGAGCAAAGTCTTTCCACCTTCTCCTCACATATGACACATATCATCGCTATCTTACAACAATGCGACAGCAATTCCCTGGTGCTGCTAGATGAGATAGGAGCAGGCACTGATCCAGCCGAGGGGTCGGCTTTGGCCAGGGCGATACTTTCCTATTTGCTCAAATGTGGCTCGTTCACGATTGCTACTACGCACTATTCGGAGCTGAAGTCCTTCGCTCATGTCACACCTGGAGTCGAGAACGCCTGTGTAGAATTTGACCTAGAAACACTTGCTCCCACCTACCATCTGACTATTGGGCTTCCTGGTCGTAGCAATGCTTTGGCTATAGCGATGCGGCTTGGTCTGGCCCAGGGGGTGATCGAAGCAGCCAGGAGCTTTGTTAATCCAAGCGAGGCTCAGGTGGAGAGTCTGCTGGCAGAGATCCAAGGCGAGCACCACATGGCGAAAGCAGAGACCGAGGCCGCACGGACAGCCCTGAGAGAGGCAGAGAGGCTCCGTCAGGACCTCCTGGCCCAATTGGCATGTCTTGAAGAGGAGCGGACGAGAATCATCGATCAGGCCCGATCAGAGGCGATGGCTGAAATTCAGGAGGTCAGGGCCCATCTTCGTCTGATATTATCCTCCGCGGAACATCCCTCCAGGCAGGAGGCCTCCCTTGCTTTAGAAGAGGCGAAGCGTCTACAGAAGGGGTTAGAGTCCCGCCCACAGCCTAAAGTAATGGAGCAAACAGAGGGTGCGAAGGCATGGCAAAAGGGTGATAGAGTACGCGTGCGAAATCTAGGTAGGATTGGCGAACTGGTCTCAGAGATTGACGATGAGGGTAAGGTTACAGTGAGATTGGGGAGTTTCCATCTCCGCGTCTTGCCCTCCGATTTGGAGAGGGCAGCAGCGATGAGCGAGATGGTGGATAGCCACCCGTTGACTAAGAGGCTCATCATTGAGACGAAGCGAGAAGCGCCGTCACCCAAGCTCGATCTGCGTCGCTGGCATATAGACCAGGCGAAGGCTGAGCTTGAAAAATATCTTAACGATGCCTTCGTGGCTGGCTTGCCTCTCATACGTATCATTCATGGTAAAGGTACGGGGGCCTTGCGCCAGGCGGTGCGCGGGCAATTGACGGGGCATCCTTTAGTGAAAGATTTCACTTCCGCCAGTCCTCGTGAAGGTGGTGATGGAGTAACTATCGTCACCCTAGCCGATTATTGAAGATGGATCGCCACGCAGCCCTATTAAGCCGGGGCATTTGGAGAGCAGGGAGTGTTTCTGGAGGCGTTACGGTAGCCCTTGTCAGCTGGTTGGCGCTATGCTATATTGGGCTGGAATTTTTAAGGAGAGGTACCTATGCCTCAGGGGCTGGAAACGATCCTTCAGATAGTTGCGGCTATGATTGGCGCCTATATAACCGCCCTCTGGTTTTGCCTAGTTGTCTGGACCTTTCGCGATATACAAAAGCGAACCAATGACGTTCTGGTTCAGGTCCTGGCGACCCTCCTTGTTCTTCTCTTCAATCTTCCCGGGCTATTGCTATATATCATCCTGCGACCATCAGAGACGTTGGTGGAGGCCTACGCTCGATCAGTCGAGGAAGAAGCGCTGCTACAGAATATCGAAGAGCGGCAATCCTGTCCCCAGTGTAAGCGTCACGTTGAGCCCGATTTCCTGATCTGCCCTGCTTGTCAAACGGAGCTGAAGCGTCTTTGTACGAACTGCGGGCGACTGCTTGATCTCAGCTGGAAGGTCTGCCCCTATTGTGCTGGACGGTGAAGGCTCAATGGCTGTAGGCCGATTCTTCCCCTATCACGTGGACCTTAAGTAGATTGGTGCGCCCCATGCCTCCTAGAGGCACGCCGGCAGTGATAACGGTGAGGTCGCCTTCTGCCACAAGCCCCTCGGAGACGGCTGCAACAACGGCGTTGCGAATCAGCAGGTCCGTGGCCTCAAACTGAGTCACAGTCAGCGGTTCGACCCCCCAGACGAGGGCTAAGCGCCGTTGGGTGTGTAGATTAGGTGTAACAGCGATGATCGGGGTCTTGGGACGATTACGCGCCACCATGCGAGCAGTATAGCCAGACTCCGTCATCGTAATGATGGCCTTCGCACCGAGCTCAGCGGCGATCTCCACCGTAGCCTGGCTGATAGCGTCCGTCACTGTTTCTGCTACGGTGTCACCGACCATTTTCAGCCTCTCCGCAAAGGGAAAGACCTCCTCGGTTTTGGTCGCTATTGTGGCCATCATTTGGACAGCGAGAATGGGGAATTTGCCCAGCGCTGTCTCCGCGCTCAACATAACAGCGTCTGTGCCATCAAGGATGGCATTGGCCACATCGCTTGCTTCGGCGCGGGTGGGTCGGGGTTGTTCAGTCATCGAACTGAGCATTTGGGTCGCGGTGATGACCGGCTTGCCGGCTTGATTACATTCTCGAATGATCATCTTTTGGAGAAGGGGTACCTCTTCAGGGGCGGTCTCCACCCCCAGATCGCCACGGGCCACCATAACTGCATCAGCCGCAGCAAGAATCTCCTTGAAGTTCCTGATCGCTTCATGCTTCTCTATCTTGGCCACGATGGGGATATCGGCTCCTAAAGTGGAAAGATGGTCGCGGAGCTGGGCTATATCAGAAGCGGAGCGGACAAAGCTAAGGGCGATGTAGTCTACGCCCTGTTCAACGCCAAAGCGCACATCCTGGCAGTCCTTATCAGTGAGGGCGGGGATACTCAGGCTCACGTCAGGCAGGTTTATTCCCTTGTGGGGCCCTAGCGGCCCGCCATTTACCACCGAACAGCGTATGTCAGTATTCGTTGTCTCGATCACCTTAAGCTCCAACTGTCCATCGTCGATGAGGATAGTATCGCCAGTCTTGACGTGCTTGGGGAGATGCGGGGCTGCGACCTGTACAGCTGTGGCGTCGCCCGGCACCGGACGGGTAGTCAAAGTGAACTCGGCACCGTTGTCTAAGACTACCAAGGGTTGTTGAAGGTCGCCAGTACGGAGGCGTGGTCCTTGCAGGTCCTGAAGTATGGCCACGATGCGTCCTTCTTCGCCGGCCAGACGACGAATCAGGGTGATATTACGGGCGTGTGTCGCCAGGTCACCGTGAGAGAAGTTAAGCCTGGCCACATCCATGCCAGAACGAATGAGCTGCCGGAGGACATCCTCGGATTGCGAGGAGGGTCCGATGGTGCATACGATCTTGGTACGCTGTTTGAAAGAAAGCATTGTAGACCTCTCAGCGGACGATATATAGTATGACTATCACTGAGATCAACCATAAGGCTACGTCTATCAGCAATGGTTTATCCTTCAGTAACATTTCCTCCGGACTACCGCCAGCATTCTTGATATGGACAAGGTAAAGGTAGCGAAAAGCGCCGTACAGTACGAAAGGAATGGTGAGCATCATTGAGTTATCCTTGGGAAGGTTCTCGGCAGAGAAGGTGTATAAAGAGTAGGCCATCAGTGTTGAGGCCGTGACGATGGTGATTATCTGATCCAGCAGCTGGGGGCTGTACTCCTGCAGGATCGGGCGATGGTTCACAGCGGCGTTATTCAAAAGGATCAGCTCGTGTCGTCGTTTGCTGAAGCCGAGAAAGAGAGCCCCTAACACGGTGCAGACATAAAGCCAGGGAGAGATAGGCACATGGATGACGACGGCTCCAGCGGCCGCCCGTAGAACAAAACCGACCGCGATGGCTAAGACATCAACCAGGACCAGATGTTTGAGCACGAAGCTATAACCGAGCATCAGTCCTAAATAGATCGCCGCGATCAGTCCAAACCATAGGTCCAGAACAAAGGCGGAAGACAATGTCAGGAGGATGAGGATCAAGGCGGTGGTGGCCGCGGTGCGGGGGCTGAGCCGACCGGAAGCCAAAGGGCGGTGGCGCTTAAGGGGGTGGGCCCGATCCTGTTCAAGGTCGGCCAGGTCGTTGGTGATATACACGGCGCTCGATAGTCCACAGAAAATGATAAAAGCGGCCACGGTGGTGAGAAGCAGGCTGGGCTTGGAAAGGTTGAGAGAGAAGATAAGGCCAAAGAAGATGATGAGGTTTTTGGTCCATTGCTTAATCCGCATAGTTAGCAGCAATTCCTTAAGCATAGAAGACACCCCTAACATTATGGCTCGTCAAATATAGTCCAAAGACTGGGATAGGTCAATTACCTGTTGGCTGGATTTTCAAAGGATATAGACATCTCACCATTACTCCGCAGCTGCGGCTGTCTGTGGCGATAGTGCAGTGCCTCTGGGCAGAGACGCGGGTACTATGGTGCCTTGCTTGGCATCAAAATGATGATCTTTGTATATATACACTACTTAGTCACAAATTTGGGGCGTGGGGGGTTGACGCCGCCGCAAGGCTGGGCTATAATCCTGCCAACTTCTTAAAGGGTGACCTAGACGCTTTCCCCGGGTATTCTCAGCCAATGTGGCAGGGGAGGTGCCGTAATCGCCAGGCTATCTATAGCAGCAGACATAGTGGCGAATGCCCCGTCTGCGGTAGGGTACACGCTGGCTGTTGACTCCGTCGTTGCTCTCGTTCCACCACGTTACTTCTCACATATATTGGTGGTCATTGTCGCTGTGCTCATCACCATGGTGGGAGGACTCCAACGTTCGACCAGCCCCTTTGGCTCGCTGTCCCTCGCCCAGATGGCCAGCCTTCCTTCGGCCTTCATCGATCCTTCCTCTAAGGCGGAAGAGGCCTTAGTCAGGCCGCCCTCGCTGGTTACCAGCCTGGTTAATCGTCCGCGAGAGAAGATCATTACCCACAAGGTACAGTCCGGCGAGACGCTCAGCGGTCTGGCGGAACAGTATTCCATCACTGTCAACACAATTAGATGGGCCAATGGGTTAGGGGATGGTGATGAGCTCTCCGTTGGACAGGAGCTCGTCATTTTGCCTGTTTCAGGCGTCCTGCACACCGTGCAGCCGGCGGAAACCATAGAGGAGATCTCCTGGAAATACGAGGCGAGCGTCCAAAGCATCATCGAGTATAACCAGTTGACGAATCCGGGGCAGCTGCTGCCGAATGACAAGCTGGTGATTCCTGGGGGGCGTCCTCGGGAGGAACCCCGACCACAGCCATCGGCTCGCTCTGATCAACGTCCAGCGGACAGCACTGCGCCGGCTGCCGAAGCGGTCAAACAACCGTTGCAGCCCTTTGCCTACGAGGTCGTACCTGGGGACACGCTGAGCGCCATCGCGGCTAAGTTTGGGGTGGGCGCCGAAAGTATAGTTTGGGCCAATGGTATCAGTCAAGCGGATGTCTTGCAGATTGGGCAGAAGCTGACCATTCCCCCCGTTTCTGGTGTTTTACATAAGGTGCAAAGTGGTGAGACTCTGAGGGGCATCGTGGATAGGTATGGGGCGGATATGGGTCGCGTGGTCGAGGCGAATGTCCTTCAGGAACCCTATCTCTTGCTTCCGGGACAGCAGCTGGTCATTCCTGGTGGGCGAATGCCTGCTCCACCGCCACCTGCCCCAGCCGTGGCTGCTAGGCCAGCCCCTGCTGCCGCGCCAAAGCCTCCTCCACCGCCGGCTCCTGCCCCAGCCCCAGCACCGTCCAATGGGGAGTGGAACATCGTGGCCATCGCCTCCAAGTTCCTTGGCTATAGCTATGTCTGGGGTGGACATTCCCCGAATGTCGGCTTCGATTGCAGCGGGTTCGCCTGGTACGTTTACAAACAGGCTGGCGTCAATATCCCTATGCACGACCTCTGGGGACAGCTACAAGCCGGCCCGCGCATTAAGCAGGCGAACCTCCTGCCAGGTGATCTCGTCTTCTTCGAGAACACGTATACCTGGGGACTTTCCCACGTGGGTATCTACATCGGTGGGGGACGCT harbors:
- the pheS gene encoding phenylalanine--tRNA ligase subunit alpha, translated to MLDELISLKERALADLARVSEASQAEAWRITYLGKRSRLTGILRSLGSLPAAERPRVGQAANALRAELEQELRGRLDQLEEVARAKAVLAERIDVTLPGRPVQLGQIHPITRIIQEICAVFVQMGFQIVEGPEVEWDYYNFEALNIPKDHPARDMWDTFYIAAEVRPGEMLLRTHTSPNQIRVMEKTRPPVRVIVPGKCYRYEAVDASHESMFYQIEGLAVDTALTMADLKGTLTTFARAIFGEERRVRFRCDYFPFVEPGVEMSIDCYLCQGAGCRLCKQSGWLEILGAGMVHPGVLERVGYDSKTYSGFAFGMGPERIAMLKYGIDDIRLFYSNDLRFLRQFR
- the pheT gene encoding phenylalanine--tRNA ligase subunit beta; protein product: MKISWKWLSDYIDLVLTPEELAERLTMSGTEVAAVTRLGATWDKIYVGRIVELVPHPNADRLQLATVDYGGRSLTVVTGAFNIKVGDKVPLALPGAKLIDGHSAEYRQLILEPTSIRGIFSEGMVCSGKELGLSEDHEGILILDPQAKVGAELSEELGDIILDLEITPNRPDCLSVIGIAREVAALTGQSLQEPRVEIRETLGPIEGFVNVEIADPDLCPRYVAGLIAEVHIAPSPRWMQDRLRAAGLRPINNIVDITNYVMLEWGQPLHAFDYEKIAGNKIIVRRAKTAEQLVTLDGVEHLLTAEMLVIADAERAIALAGVMGGADTEVTEKTSTILLESANFDPLSIRRTARSLRLSSEASRRFEKGLSREQPLPALRRAIQLMQQLAGGQVAKGVIDSYPAKSAPKQILLTEDEIRRILGLSFGLERTAAILHSLQCETSVQGQGLLVTVPSHRTDISLPADLIEDVARIVGYEAIPSVMPAGRLPDPSQNRALYWENVVRDVLVGCGFTEVITYSLTSRRRLEKLVPTEPAKMAVPEWMTDLRSQIESRVMPLHMEPLSLVNPLSIEMECLRTTAIVSLLETLSDNLRNIDRDIFLFEVGRIYLPRPADLPEERRVLTMVMGAYRSGRDWGTREEIDFYDLKGAVETLLSRVGLTDYGFVPVIQPTFHPGRTAAIISSWGDVASTRSIEEHQVIGVLGEVSQEVQRRFDLSQRTFLCGIDLDRVFAIASPMRMYRPLPKFPPVVQDVAIVLDRDIPAGRVAALISEVGGELVQDVGLFDVYEGEPIPPGRKSLAYRITYQASDRTLTDEEVKTVHERIERALIKNLGAELRAPS
- a CDS encoding endonuclease MutS2; this encodes MDERTLEILEFPKIKGLLARHTSFSASRELALHLHPSTDLVLIERWQRLTGEARYILNLQTDLPIGEARDVREHIRRASLSGVLTPAELLDILATLRSSRRVRMTISRLSLRCPTLAALAALLTDCPALEGEISRSIGEKGEVLDEATPLLRQIRAELRIAHEQVIQRLNQLLHSPSYQQVIQEPIITSRDGRYVIPIKTDFKGRLKGIVHDQSSSGLTLFVEPLSVVDLNNRCRELYLEEQREIERVLRRLSEHVAAHSPALEGNVEALAEIDLALAKAEYSVEIGGVEPKFIPGEAKDSRIACQLSNARHPLLTGTVIPITVRLGGDFNVLVITGPNTGGKTVALKTVGLLAIMAQAGMHIPVDEGSQLRIFNHIFADIGDEQSIEQSLSTFSSHMTHIIAILQQCDSNSLVLLDEIGAGTDPAEGSALARAILSYLLKCGSFTIATTHYSELKSFAHVTPGVENACVEFDLETLAPTYHLTIGLPGRSNALAIAMRLGLAQGVIEAARSFVNPSEAQVESLLAEIQGEHHMAKAETEAARTALREAERLRQDLLAQLACLEEERTRIIDQARSEAMAEIQEVRAHLRLILSSAEHPSRQEASLALEEAKRLQKGLESRPQPKVMEQTEGAKAWQKGDRVRVRNLGRIGELVSEIDDEGKVTVRLGSFHLRVLPSDLERAAAMSEMVDSHPLTKRLIIETKREAPSPKLDLRRWHIDQAKAELEKYLNDAFVAGLPLIRIIHGKGTGALRQAVRGQLTGHPLVKDFTSASPREGGDGVTIVTLADY
- a CDS encoding zinc ribbon domain-containing protein, with the protein product MPQGLETILQIVAAMIGAYITALWFCLVVWTFRDIQKRTNDVLVQVLATLLVLLFNLPGLLLYIILRPSETLVEAYARSVEEEALLQNIEERQSCPQCKRHVEPDFLICPACQTELKRLCTNCGRLLDLSWKVCPYCAGR
- the pyk gene encoding pyruvate kinase; the protein is MLSFKQRTKIVCTIGPSSQSEDVLRQLIRSGMDVARLNFSHGDLATHARNITLIRRLAGEEGRIVAILQDLQGPRLRTGDLQQPLVVLDNGAEFTLTTRPVPGDATAVQVAAPHLPKHVKTGDTILIDDGQLELKVIETTNTDIRCSVVNGGPLGPHKGINLPDVSLSIPALTDKDCQDVRFGVEQGVDYIALSFVRSASDIAQLRDHLSTLGADIPIVAKIEKHEAIRNFKEILAAADAVMVARGDLGVETAPEEVPLLQKMIIRECNQAGKPVITATQMLSSMTEQPRPTRAEASDVANAILDGTDAVMLSAETALGKFPILAVQMMATIATKTEEVFPFAERLKMVGDTVAETVTDAISQATVEIAAELGAKAIITMTESGYTARMVARNRPKTPIIAVTPNLHTQRRLALVWGVEPLTVTQFEATDLLIRNAVVAAVSEGLVAEGDLTVITAGVPLGGMGRTNLLKVHVIGEESAYSH
- a CDS encoding decaprenyl-phosphate phosphoribosyltransferase, yielding MLKELLLTMRIKQWTKNLIIFFGLIFSLNLSKPSLLLTTVAAFIIFCGLSSAVYITNDLADLEQDRAHPLKRHRPLASGRLSPRTAATTALILILLTLSSAFVLDLWFGLIAAIYLGLMLGYSFVLKHLVLVDVLAIAVGFVLRAAAGAVVIHVPISPWLYVCTVLGALFLGFSKRRHELILLNNAAVNHRPILQEYSPQLLDQIITIVTASTLMAYSLYTFSAENLPKDNSMMLTIPFVLYGAFRYLYLVHIKNAGGSPEEMLLKDKPLLIDVALWLISVIVILYIVR
- a CDS encoding LysM peptidoglycan-binding domain-containing protein, producing the protein MANAPSAVGYTLAVDSVVALVPPRYFSHILVVIVAVLITMVGGLQRSTSPFGSLSLAQMASLPSAFIDPSSKAEEALVRPPSLVTSLVNRPREKIITHKVQSGETLSGLAEQYSITVNTIRWANGLGDGDELSVGQELVILPVSGVLHTVQPAETIEEISWKYEASVQSIIEYNQLTNPGQLLPNDKLVIPGGRPREEPRPQPSARSDQRPADSTAPAAEAVKQPLQPFAYEVVPGDTLSAIAAKFGVGAESIVWANGISQADVLQIGQKLTIPPVSGVLHKVQSGETLRGIVDRYGADMGRVVEANVLQEPYLLLPGQQLVIPGGRMPAPPPPAPAVAARPAPAAAPKPPPPPAPAPAPAPSNGEWNIVAIASKFLGYSYVWGGHSPNVGFDCSGFAWYVYKQAGVNIPMHDLWGQLQAGPRIKQANLLPGDLVFFENTYTWGLSHVGIYIGGGRFINANNERTGVRVNSLGEAYWAARYYGASRPW